One window from the genome of Hemiscyllium ocellatum isolate sHemOce1 chromosome 28, sHemOce1.pat.X.cur, whole genome shotgun sequence encodes:
- the LOC132829069 gene encoding lipoprotein lipase-like, producing the protein MAGAGDFAWVCIFLPVFTGLSADQPSSPTGPLPEKDYSTVQTKFSLRTVLDPEEDSCYLIPGRLETVSQCDFNQTARTFLVIHGWTVTGMFEGWIPKLVLALYEREADSNVIVVDWLTRAHQHYPVAAGNTKLVGRDIAHFVEWLKEELNFPSEEVHMLGYSLGAHVAGYAGSYVPYRVGRITGLDPAGPEFEGAEAHHRLSPDDAAFVDALHTFTRGSLGRSIGIQQPVGHVDIYPNGGSFQPGCSLGRVLGNMRSQGVYAVADAIKCQHERAIHLFIDSLLNENSPSVAYRCSNQETFEKGVCLSCRKNRCNKVGYDVRRIRTKRSGRMYLKTGADMPFRVYHYQLKMHFFRDVNQTETSVNFLVSLVGTLNESKDLPVRVPEILANRTHSFLVHTEVDIGELLMVKLKWESSSSIWSTIMGRVTNPLSVLMFWDSGKETSDQLEIRKIRVKAGETQKRIVFCAKNSASVKIQPAQEVTLVKCHS; encoded by the exons GTCCTCTACCTGAAAAGGACTACAGCACCGTCCAGACAAAGTTCTCCCTTCGAACGGTTTTGGATCCTGAAGAGGATTCTTGCTACTTGATTCCTGGCCGGCTGGAAACCGTCAGTCAGTGCGACTTCAACCAAACCGCAAGGACCTTCTTGGTCATACACGGATGGACG GTGACGGGAATGTTTGAGGGTTGGATTCCCAAGCTGGTCCTTGCCTTATACGAGAGGGAGGCAGACTCCAATGTCATCGTGGTCGATTGGCTGACCCGGGCTCACCAACACTACCCGGTTGCCGCTGGCAACACCAAGCTGGTTGGCCGTGACATAGCCCACTTTGTCGAGTGGTTGAAG GAGGAGCTGAACTTTCCCTCTGAAGAAGTCCACATGTTGGGGTACAGCCTCGGGGCACATGTTGCCGGATACGCAGGGAGTTACGTGCCCTACAGAGTAGGGCGGATAACAG GCCTGGACCCAGCGGGGCCTGAGTTTGAAGGGGCTGAGGCGCACCATCGTCTATCCCCAGATGATGCCGCCTTTGTGGATGCTCTGCATACTTTCACTCGGGGTTCCCTGGGCCGGAGTATTGGGATCCAGCAGCCTGTTGGCCATGTGGATATCTATCCAAATGGAGGCAGCTTCCAGCCGGGATGCAGCTTGGGAAGAGTGTTGGGAAACATGAGATCACAAGGAGTGTACG CCGTGGCTGATGCCATTAAATGTCAGCATGAGCGTGCCATCCACCTGTTCATCGACTCGCTCCTCAATGAGAACTCCCCGAGTGTAGCCTATCGCTGCTCCAACCAGGAGACCTTCGAGAAGGGGGTGTGTCTGAGCTGCAGGAAGAACCGCTGCAACAAAGTGGGTTACGATGTTCGGAGAATCCGCACGAAACGCAGTGGCCGCATGTACCTGAAGACAGGGGCAGACATGCCCTTCCGAG TTTATCATTATCAATTAAAGATGCATTTCTTCAGAGATGTTAACCAAACCGAGACATCTGTGAATTTCCTCGTTTCCCTAGTTGGAACCTTGAATGAATCGAAGGACCTCCCTGTTCGAGT CCCAGAGATATTGGCGAACAGAACCCATTCGTTCCTGGTGCACACTGAGGTCGATATCGGAGAGTTACTGATGGTGAAGCTGAAGTGGGAATCCTCATCTTCCATCTGGTCAACTATAATGGGGAGAGTCACCAACCCACTCTCAGTGTTGATGTTCTGGGACAGCGGTAAGGAGACGTCTGACCAGCTGGAGATCAGGAAGATAAGAGTGAAGGCGGGAGAGACACAGAAACG GATTGTGTTCTGTGCAAAGAATTCTGCTTCTGTGAAGATTCAGCCAGCGCAGGAGGTAACTCTCGTCAAGTGTCACAGCTGA